The genomic DNA GTTCGCGCGCTACGCCACCGAGGTCGCCAAGAACTATCCGGTCACTGTCGCCCTGCACACCGACCACTGCCCGAAGGATGCCCTTGCCGGCTTCGTCGAGCCGCTGATCGCCGCCTCTGAAGAAGAAGTCAAGGCGGGTCGGAGCCCAATCTTCCAGTCGCACATGTGGGACGGCTCGGCTGTTCCCCTCGCGGAGAACATCGAGATCGCGAAGGACCTGCTCCCCCGCATGAAGGCGATCAACGCGATCCTCGAGGTCGAGATCGGCGTCGTCGGCGGCGAGGAAGACGGCGTGCAGCACGAAGGTTCGAACGAGGCTCTCTACACGACCTTCGCGGATGTCGATCAGGCCGTGCAGGCGCTCGGCATGGGCGAGCAGGGCCGCTACATCGCCGCCCTCACCTTCGGCAACGTCCACGGCGTGTACAAGCCGGGCGGCGTGAAGCTGCGCCCCGAACTGCTGGGCGAGATCCAGCAGCAGGTTGCCGCGAAGTACAACACCGGCGCGAAGCCGCTCGACCTCGTCTTCCACGGAGGCTCCGGCTCGACCGACGAGGAGATCGCCCTCGCAGTCGCCAACGGCGTCATCAAGATGAACATCGACACCGACACGCAGTACGCCTACACGCGTGCGATCGCCGACTACATGTTCAAGAACTACGACGGCGTCCTGAAGGTCGACGGCGAGGTCGGAAACAAGAAGCTCTACGATCCCCGCGCATGGGGCAAGGTCGCCGAGTCGGCGATGGCCGCTCGCGTAGTCGGCTCGACCCGCCAGCTCGGCTCGTACGGCCAGTCCAAGAGCTGACCTGCAGATCGTGTGGAAGATGCCCCGGCCCGGTTTCGGGTCGGGGCATTCTCATTGCCGGCAGGCCCGCCCGCAGGGGGCCTTGCCACCGGTGGCGAGAAGGAGCATCGTTGAAGCATCCGATCCACGAGGAGGGGTGTCATGGCGATGCAGGCGAAACCCGGTGACCGGTTGATCGTCGAAGGGCGCACCGATACGGCTCACAGGCGCGAAGGGGAGATCCTCGAGGTCCATGGCGAGGACGGATCCCCGCCCTTTATGGTGCGGTGGGACGATGGGCACGAGGGCACGGTCTATCCCGGACCCGATGCCCACGTCGTGGATCGTTGAGGCCCGTTCGCTGAGTGGAAGCGCGCTTGGCTCACTGCGCCATGCGCTCGCCCGCCGGTGACAGCACCCACCACACGTCGTTGACTCCCTGGCCTGCGACATCTCCCGCAGCCGAATCACCTGCGAAGTAGTACAAAGGCCATCCGTTGAGCGTGACCTGGGTGGCACCGTCGACGCCGGTGATCGTACCGAGTTCGCCGGTCACCCCATCACCTGCCACCGGGTCGCCGTCTGTGGTCACCGCCGGCCAGTTCGTCGCGCACTGCCCCTCACAGGTGCTCTCCCCTGCACCTTGCGTGTCGCTGTCGAACATGTAGACGGTCATCCCCTCGGCGTCGACCACGATCTCACCGAGCTCGTGGTCGGCGACCATGAGCTGAGCGCCCTCGGCGGTCATGCCGTATCCGTCGCCCGGGTCCGATGGCGGGGCCGCCGGGTCGGACGTGCCGCCTGCGCAGCCAGACAAAGCCAGCGTGAGCAGAGCGGCCATCGCAGCGGCCCTGCCGATCTTCCTGAACATGGATCGTCCCTTCCTCTGCGATCGCAACTGCGGTCACCGGGGAAACGACGCCGGCGCCAGAAGGGTTCAACCAGACACTTCGACGCGCATGAGCACTTGCTCAGAACCGACGGCACGGATCTCCAGAGTCTGGATCCCTCCGAGATCCAATGCCGTGCCCGCGCTGAGCTGAGCCGTCGTCCCTGGACGTGCACGCCAACTGGAAACGGCCTCCTCAGCGCCGTCGCTGCCGATCACATACAGCGCGTACGGCCAGCCGGCATCTCCTCCGCCTGAGCCGCCGTAGACGCACTCCAAATCGATGCGCGTACCCCAACCGACCTCGGTGAGCTCAGCGGTCGCCTCGAGCGGGATCTCCGAGGTGGCCTGCATCGTGACGACCGTGGTCTTCTCGGGTACCGGCGCAAGCGGCAAGGTCACGGCGAGCACGACCGCGACGACGGCTGCGGCCGCGGCTACCGCGCCCGTCCACCAACGCCTGCGGAGGCGGAGAATCCGATCCGCGGACGCGATCCGGGCGAGCTCGTCCCGCCGCGACGGATCCGGTCCCGCAGGAGTGTCAGAGAGGAGGGACTCCGCATTTCTGCGCTCGACGCGTCCGAGCAGACCGATCACCGGTGCGAGTTCGGCGACCCCACGGCCGCACATCTTGCAGTCGACAAGATGCTCTTCGAAGAGGCGCCGGTCCGCCGAGTTCAGTGCGCCCATCACGTACGCCCCATCCCAGTTGGCGAAACGGGCGTGATCCGCGCTCATCGCGTCACCCCCTTCTCCTGCAGCGCGAGTCGCAGCGACCGGATGCCGTAGTGCAGGCGTGACTTCACCGTTCCCTCCGGAACGTCGAGTTCTGCCGCGATCTCGGCGACCGTGCACCGGCCGAAATACGCGCGCACGATGACCTCTCGGTGATCATGCGTCAGTGTGGCCAGCGCATCCTCGATGAGGATCGCCTCGAACAGCGCGTCAGTGGCGTCATCCACCACGCGCTCAGGCGCGTCCGGAGCAGGGAACTCATGGCGTTTGCGCGCACTTCGCACGTCGTCGATCACGAGGTGCCGCGCCACAGTGAACATCCACGACCGCGTCGTCGACGTCTCCTGTTCGAGGATGCGCGGGCTGCGCCAGGCGCGCAGCAGCGTCTCCTGAACGATGTCGTCGGCTCCGCTGCGATCGCCCGTGAGGTGCACCACGTAACGCCACACCGGCCCCGCATGCGCGTCGTAAAGCGCGGTGAGCCGTTCGGCCTCATCGAGTGCCATCTGTTGCACCTCCCTCAGACAACACGTGGTGGAGGGTGGGAAGGTTCAGTGAACCGGATCCCGGCCCCTGTCGTTCTCCCAGTATGAACTCGTTGCGCATGGCCGAAGCCCTTGAGATCGGCGGTCTTCCCCTGCACCCGCTCATCGTCCACCTGGTCGTGGTCCTGACACCCCTCACTGCGCTCGCGCTGGTGCTAAGCGTGTTCTGGCCCGCTGCACGACGACGGCTCGGCATCGTCACGCCGCTCGCCGCAATCGTCGTGCTGATCCTCGTGCCGATCACCGTCGCCGCCGGTGAGAGCCTGAAGGAGGTGGTGGGCCCACTACCCGCCGTCGAGCGTCATGAATCGTTCGGACGGATGCTGCTGCCCTGGGCGATCGCCCTCTTCGTGGTGGCCGCAGCCCACTGGGCCTGGTATCGGTTCGGCCGCCGGGGAGTCATAGAGACGCGGCCCTCGCTGGCTCGTGTCATCACTGTCGTGCTCGGCGTTCTCGCGACGGGCGTGAGCGTCGGAGTGACCGTCATGATCGTGCTGATCGGTGAGTCGGGCGCCCAGGCGGTGTGGGGGTGAACAGCACCGGAATTTGTCAAGGCGAGTGAGGCCGGTGGGTGTTAGGCGGCGAGTTGGATCTCGTCGGTTGGTGGCTGGTTGATCCACGCGGCCGGGTCTCGGTCGAGGATCTTCGGTCGCGTCTGTCGCGTCGTGAACCGTTCGGGGTGGGCGCGGCGGGCGGCCTCGAGTGTGGCGTCTCGGTCGCGGTCGATGGCGTCGGCGTGCCCGTAGTGCACGTCGGCGGGCGTGTGCATGCCGATGCCGGTGTGCCGGTGGTGGTGGTTGTAGGCGTGCACGAATTCGTCCAGGAACTGCCGTGCGTGGGCGAGGGAGACGAACCGGTCGGGGAAGACGGGCAGGTACTTCATCGTCTTGAACAGCGCTTCGGAGTAGGGGTTGTCATTGGACACGTGCGGTCGGGAGCGGGACGCGGTCACGCCGAGATCGGCGAGCAGGGTGCGGACGGTCTTCGACGTCATCGAGGGGCCGCCGTCGGAGTGCACGACCTCGGGGGTGCCGTGGATCCCGAACGCGTCGGTCATCATCTCCTTGGCGAGTAGGCCGTCCTCGCAGGCGTGCACGATGGCGCCGACGATGTAGCGGGAGAAGATGTCGATCATCACGTACGCGTCGTAGTACGTGCCTTTGACAGGGCCGGCGAGTTTCGTGATGTCCCAGGTATAGACCTGCCCGACGGCGGTCGCGATCAGCTCCGGCACCTTCCGCGGCGGATGGGTCGCGAGCCGGCGCCGCTCCCGTACCTGCGTGTGCTCGCGCAGCACCCGATACATGGTCGAGACCGAGCCCACGTATTCGCCGCGCTCGAGCAGGATGGGATAGATCTGCAACGGCGGCTTGTCGACGAACTCGTCACTGTTGAGCGTGGACAGCACCAGCGACCGCTCGACGCTCGAGAGCTTGTTCGCTGGGGCAGGACGAGCCGACGGCGGCTCGGGGTCCGGTCGGCGTGCGCGGGAGGCGGCGCGGGTCGCGGTCGCACGCGCCACGCCGGTCAGGGCTGCCGCCTGCCGGGTCGGCACGACACCAATCACGGCAACAACGTGGGTGTTCATGAGCGCTTCCCGCGCCGCGGGTCGGTGTCCGCGCTCTCGGAGATCTGCCCCAAGAGCGCGTGCGCTTTTCCCATGATCTCCAACGCCGTCCGCGTCATCGACAACTCCACCTCGGCCTTCCGCAGTTGCGCCTTCAACCGGGCGTTCTCGGCCTGCGCGGCGCTGGGACGACCGACCGCTTCGCCGGGGTTCTTGCCCTCCAGCAGACCCGCGTCGCGCTGCTTGCGCCACTCCGAGATCAGCGACGAGTACAGGCCATGTCGGCGCAGGTATCCCGCGCCCTCACCCGTCTCGCACGCGACCTCGTACTCGGACAGGTACTGCAACTTCTGGCCCGGCGAGAACGAACGCCGACGCGTCGGCCCGTCCGGGATCGAGGGTGCGCTCACGACTCCATCATCGGCCGCGACGACCGCGACCGGGGAACTCAAACTCATCAGATTGGTGATCCTTCAACTCGCCCCACGAGGCGGACTTGCTATAAACCGGTGGACTCACTCAACCCTGACACGTAGGGCACGAGGATGCCCCGCCCAGATAGGGCGAGGCATCCTCTGCTTCTGCGTCCCCACGCAGTCGCGTCCCCAGCGCGAGATCTCATAGTCAGCCGACGGCGAGGCTCCAGTTGCCGTCCGCCCGTATCGTGACCACGGAAGGACCGCTCGAAAGCGGCACGGTGCCGCTATAGGTGCCGATCTCGTTGACCAGCAGTCCGAGGTTGAACACGTCCGAGTTCTCCTGCATCACGACGAAGTTGCTCGATCCGGTGTGCGCGGCGGTGAGCGACGCTGCATCGCCGTCGTAGACGAACACCGCGTCGCCCACGCCTTCGGCCGCAAGCGCGGGAGCCGAGCCCATCGGCCGAATATCGAAGGTCCAATCACCGTCCGCGGTCACCTGCAGCTTCACTGCATCGCCGAGGGCGGAGATGCCCCATGCCGTCGTGCCGCTGTATGCACCGATCGTGTTGACGAGCAGTTCACCGGTCGATCCGTTGTTCGCATCGAGCACGCTGACGGCGAAGTTGCTCGACCCGTTGTGCGTGGCGACCACGACGCCTCCGGTCGCACCGGCCGGAAGGTCGATGATGGTGTCGCCTGCACCGGACTGCTGGATCGGCGCGAACTCGCCCCAGGTGCTGTTCGCCCAGGATGCGCTCTCGGCCGGCTCTTCGACGGCGGGTGTCGCCTCAGCGGCAGCATCCTCAGGCGCGCCGTCCACGAGTTCTTCGGCGACGTCCGCGGTCTTCTCGAGTCCGTCGACCACCCCGGCTCGCGAGGTGCCACCGCCGGATGCCTCTCCGGACGCACCGTTGACCGCGCCGGAGATGCCGCCCACGAGCACGAGCGCGCCGGTGACGATCCAGGCGATGAGCTTGGTCTTGTCGTAGCCGTCGAGTCGATGACCAGCCTTGTCGCGCATCGCACCCGCGAGGATCAGGATCAGGTCGACCAGGTACCAGATGCCGAGCCCGCCGAAGGTGAACAGCTTGAGCAGTCCGGTGCCGACCTTGCCGAGATAGAAGCGATCGACGCCGAAGATGCCGACCAGCAGCGAGAGCAGCCAGGTGACGAGGAACGACTTGCCGTCGTCTGACGCATCGGCCGCGGCCGGGACGGGAGGCGCCATGTACGGCGCAGGAGGGGGTGAAACGGACATGATGAGATTCCTTTCGAAGACGGTGGTGTTGGTGGTGTGAAAGTCAGTTCTTGGTGTCGATCTCGATGAGGATGCTGAGCCCGTCATCCGGGTGGTACGTCCAAGAGGCGACGTAACCGTCCCAGCTCCCCTCCTGGCGACCGTCCATGGCCCGAGTCGTACCTATGCGGGACAGGATGGTCTCGCTCATGCCGAGTTCGTTGAGAATGCAGGCGACGTCCTCGTATTCGGCTCCCGGGGTCTCTTCGCCGGCCGTGCTCATCTCCAGGGCTGTGCCGTCGTCGAGGAGCAGCACATATGTTCCGCTCGCACCGCACTCGTCAATGGCGATCGTGAACGGTGAACCGGCCGAGATCTGTGGGAGCTCTGGCACGACGATCGGCAGCAGGACGATGCCGATCGTCAACGTCGCACCGACCGCGGCTCCGATCGTGCCGGCGACGAGATCGCGTCCTCGAATTGCTCCAGGAGGATGCGCGGAAAGAGGCAGCTGGTCTGCTGAACTGGGAATCGACATGCTGTCTCTCCATTCGTGGAACCGGCGTGAAACGGTGGACGAGTGCGTCCCCTCCACTCGCCCACCGTGGCGACGCGTGGTCGCCAGAAGTGACGTTAGAGACTTCTGCGAGATCAGGCGATCGATGCTCTGATAAGACGGGTTATCAGCACTTTCATCGGAATGTCGTGACTCGTCGCTAGAGTCGCCTCATGACCACTGCACGTCCCTCTGACCGACGCCGGCCTGCTGATGCGGCCACCACGTCTGATGCGGCGACCCTGCTCATTTCGCTTTCCGAAGTCGCCGCACTGGCGAGGGTGCAGCGGCCGGTGGTCTCCATGTGGCGCACCCGCTTCAGCAGCGGCACGATGCCATTCCCGCAACCGAGGATCTCGTCGAACGGGCGCGACCGTTTCAGTGCTCTTGAGGTGGCGCAGTGGCTGTGCGACACCAATCACGGCAACAACCCGGATGCTGTCGCCGACGCCGCGGCGTTCGCGTTGGTCGACTCGCTGGCACTGACGGAGACGCAGCACGCCGATGCTCTCGGCGCTCTGCTCGCCCTGCGCGCTTTTGACGGCCGGCCGCTGCTCGACGGGGATCTGATCGCGCGCGCCGACGAGGCTGATCCCGACGACGAGATTCTCGCCCGCGAGATCGCGAGCGTCGATGCCTCCTGGGCGGCGTTCGCCGATCAGATGGCAGATGCCGCGTACTCCACGCTCGGCGCATGGGAACGGCTGCACGAACGTCGACCGGCATCGGGTCGTGATGGTTCGGCCGGGGCGCTCTCCGCGCAGGGCGGTGAGTTGATCACCGGCCTGTCGCGTGCGCTCCTCGACGACGACCGGCCCATGATCGCCGACGCACCGGGTGCCCTTTCCGCTCACGACACAGTCGCCACAGTGATCGCGTCGTTCGGCGAGAGCACCGAGGTCGAGGTGCACGTTCCCGCGGGTGACGCGGGGCGTAGCATTCGGCGCGAACTTCTCGTTCGCGGGCTGTACCCGTTGCTCTCGCAGCGGCCACCCGGCGGGGCTGCACCGGCTGTGCATCTTGCGCGGCTACGCGGCTGGAATCCGGAAGCGGAGCTCGCACAGTTGGAAGAACTCGTGGTCGAGTTGGGCGATGCTCAGCGAGCGATCGTGATCGGACCCGACACGCTGCTCACCGAACCGATCTTCGGCACGTCCGAGGCCTCCCGCGACGCGGTGCTCCGCTCGGGGCGCGTGCGCGGCATCCTGCGCCTTCCACAGGGCATGGTGGTGACCGCTCCTCGCCAGGCGATGGCGATCTGGCTCATCGGCGGTCCGCAGGGCGGCACGCCCCTCGCCGACCGGTTCACGTTGACCGGCGATCTTCGCGGGATCGAGTTGAACGACGGTCGCACACGCGATGTAATCAGTGACGTGGTCACGTCACTCGGCACACGCCGAGATGTGCTCGCTCACGCGTTCCGCTTCCTGCGGTTCGTGCGCACCTCGTCGCTGCTCGCGGGCAACACGCCGCTGGTTGCGACAAGCGCGCTCCCCCGGCTGGGCGCCAACGGACCGGCGCCTGCCGACCTGCCAGTGCTGCTGGATGAGGCTACTGCCCGTCTTGAGATCGGCCTCCGGCTGAGCACCACGACGACGGCTGCTGCACCGGCATCCGTTTCACTGGGAGATGCGATCGATGCGGGTGACGTCCGAGCGCTGAGCGGCGCGCGCCTGAGTGCCGAAGACTCCACCGGGGCCGACGGATTCGACATCATCGGCCGCGACGAAGTGCAGAGGGTCGCACGGGTACGTCGCCAGATCGACCGGCTGCGCCTCGCCGCGAATTATCCACGCGCAGAGATCACGCGTCCAGGCGACGTCGTGTTCCTCGCCGGCGCCAGCCCGCGCGCGCTGGTCGACGGCGATGGTGCGAGTGTGGTCGAGTATCCGGCACGCATCCTGCGACTCGCCTCACACGCGTTCGTTCCCGAGATCGTAGCCGCCGACATCAACGCTCAGGGGGGCTCGTCGCCCTGGCAGCGCTGGATGCTGCGCCGCGTCGAGCCCTCCCAGCACGATGCCACGCGCGACGCGCTGCATCGTGTCAGCGCACTGCGCACCGATGCCGATCGGCGTGCGGCAGAACTCGCAGCGCTCGAGAGCCTCGTGATCGACGCCCTCGCAGCGGGCGTCGTGACCGCAGAGCCCGTCCCCCATGACCCGTCCGACGCGACGTCGGAGCCTGACACCACACTTGACAGCAACACCGAAGGGACCAGCTGATGGCCGCACGCACGAAGGTCGACACCGCACCGTCGACGATGAAAGAGCTCAAGGACACGCTCTGGAAGGCCGCCGACAAGTTGAGGGGGTCGATGGATGCCTCACAGTACAAAGACGTCATCCTCGGGCTGGTGTTCCTGAAGTACGTCTCGGATGCATTCGACGAGCGCCGCGGCCAGATCCGCTCAGAGCTCGCGGCAGACGACTACGACGAGGAGCAGATCGCCGAACTCATCGACGACACCGATGAGTACACCGGCCGTGGCGTGTTCTGGGTGCCGGCGAATGCACGCTGGTCGTACCTGGCGGAGAACGCGAAGGGACTCGGCCCGTCGATAGGCGAGGCGGAGAAGTCGGTCGGTCTGCTTGTCGATGAGGCGATGGATGCTGTCATGCAGGCGAATCCGCAGCTCAACGGCACGCTCCCCCGTATCTTCAACCGCGACAGCGTCGACCAGCGCAGGCTGGGCGAGCTCGTCGACTTGTTCAACTCGGCACGATTCACAGGCCAGGGCAAGGGCGGTGCCGACGGACGCCGTGCGCGCGACCTGCTGGGCGAGGTGTACGAGTACTTCCTCGAGAAGTTCGCGGCGGCCGAGGGTAAGCGCGGCGGAGAGTTCTACACGCCGGCCAGTGTCGTGCGGGTGCTCGTCGAGCTTCTGCAGCCGACGAAGGGGCGCGTGTACGACCCGGCGTGCGGCTCGGGCGGCATGTTCGTGCAGGCCGAGAAGTTCATCGACGCGCACCACGGTGAGGGCTCGGACATCTCGGTGTACGGGCAGGAGCTCAACGAGCGCACCTGGCGGATGGCGAAGATGAATCTCGCGATCCACGGCCTGAACGGCAACCTCGGTGCGCGCTGGCAGGACACGTTCGCGCGCGATCTGCATCCCGACGTCGAGTTCGACTACGTCATGGCGAACCCGCCGTTCAATATCAAGGACTGGGCGCGTGATGAGTCCGACCCGCGTTGGCGCTACGGCGTGCCGCCGGCGGGCAACGCGAACTATGCGTGGATCCAGCACATCCTCTCCAAGCTCGCCCCGGGAGGCACCGCCGGCGTCGTGATGGCGAACGGGTCGATGTCGTCGAACTCAGGCGGTGAGGGCGCGATCCGCGCCGAGATCGTGGAAGCGGATCTCGTCTCGTGCATGGTGGCACTGCCGACGCAGCTGTTCCGCTCGACCGGCATTCCGGTGTGCGTGTGGTTCTTCGCGAAGGATAAAGGAGCGCTCCTTGAGCCTGTCGAAGGGTCGCGTGGCGGCTCGATCGACCGCACCGGCCAGGTGCTCTTCATCGACGCTCGCAACCTCGGCCATATGGTCGACCGTGCCGAGCGCGCGCTGTCGGATGAGGACATCGCAAAGATCGCCCACACCTACCACGCCTGGCGCGGCATACCTTCCCCTGCGCGGACGCCGAATGACTCCGCGCCGGACGCCCCCACGCCGGAAGCCTCCACGCGGGAAGCCTCCACGCGGGAAGCCTCCACGCGGGTCGTTGAGCGAGCCGAAGGCGAGACGAAACGCGCTGAGCGAGCGGAGCGAGACGAAGCGTCATTCGAGCCCTACGAGAATATCCCCGGCTTCGCTTACTCCGCCACCCTCGCCGAGATCAAAGCCGCCGACTACGCCCTGACGCCAGGCCGCTACGTCGGCGCCGCCGAGGTCGAGGACGACGGCGAGCCGATCGAGCAGAAGCTCGCGCGGCTGAAGGGCGAGTTGTTCTCGCAGTTCGAGGAGTCCGAGCGGTTGGCTGCGGTTGTTCGTGAGCAGTTGGGGCGGGTCTCGTGAGAATGATTCGACTGTCAGGTCTGGCAGTGAACCGCGGACTCGTCGGCGGCCCGTTCGGATCATCACTCGTCAGTAGTGACTACGCGGACGACGGAATCCCCGTCATCCGCGGAACGAACATGGGCTGCGGGCGCTACGTCGGAGGCGAATTTGCGTATGTCTCGACTGACAAGTTCGACCGTGACCTCTCACGCAACGTCGCATCTGCACGCGACATCGTCTTCACGCAGCGCGGCACGCTTGGGCAAGTCGCTCTCGTTCCTGAGTCGCGTCACAACGTGTATGTCATCTCACAAAGCCAGATGAGACTTCGAGTAGATCCGGAAAAAGCCTCCCCGGAGTTCGTCTACTACGCGGCGACCTCGCCAGATTTCCTTCGACAGATAGATGATCGCGCGATCTCGACCGGCGTTCCCCATACGAATCTAGGGATCCTTGCAGAGCTTGAGGTGCCAGACCTGCCCCTACTCGAGCAGCAGGCAATCGCCGAGGTGCTGGGCGCTCTCGACGACAAGATCGCCGCCAACACCCGCCTCGCCGCCACTACTGAACAAATGCTCCGGGCGGAAATCGATCTAAGATGGCTCAATCACGCTGACCGAAGCGCAAGGC from Microbacterium profundi includes the following:
- a CDS encoding sigma-70 family RNA polymerase sigma factor, which translates into the protein MALDEAERLTALYDAHAGPVWRYVVHLTGDRSGADDIVQETLLRAWRSPRILEQETSTTRSWMFTVARHLVIDDVRSARKRHEFPAPDAPERVVDDATDALFEAILIEDALATLTHDHREVIVRAYFGRCTVAEIAAELDVPEGTVKSRLHYGIRSLRLALQEKGVTR
- a CDS encoding DUF1918 domain-containing protein; its protein translation is MAMQAKPGDRLIVEGRTDTAHRREGEILEVHGEDGSPPFMVRWDDGHEGTVYPGPDAHVVDR
- a CDS encoding COG4315 family predicted lipoprotein, producing MFRKIGRAAAMAALLTLALSGCAGGTSDPAAPPSDPGDGYGMTAEGAQLMVADHELGEIVVDAEGMTVYMFDSDTQGAGESTCEGQCATNWPAVTTDGDPVAGDGVTGELGTITGVDGATQVTLNGWPLYYFAGDSAAGDVAGQGVNDVWWVLSPAGERMAQ
- the fbaA gene encoding class II fructose-bisphosphate aldolase, with the translated sequence MPVATPDQYAEMLDRAKAGGFAYPAFNVSSSQTINSVLQGLTEAGSDGIIQVTTGGADYFAGHTVKARATGALAFARYATEVAKNYPVTVALHTDHCPKDALAGFVEPLIAASEEEVKAGRSPIFQSHMWDGSAVPLAENIEIAKDLLPRMKAINAILEVEIGVVGGEEDGVQHEGSNEALYTTFADVDQAVQALGMGEQGRYIAALTFGNVHGVYKPGGVKLRPELLGEIQQQVAAKYNTGAKPLDLVFHGGSGSTDEEIALAVANGVIKMNIDTDTQYAYTRAIADYMFKNYDGVLKVDGEVGNKKLYDPRAWGKVAESAMAARVVGSTRQLGSYGQSKS
- a CDS encoding DUF2231 domain-containing protein, whose product is MAEALEIGGLPLHPLIVHLVVVLTPLTALALVLSVFWPAARRRLGIVTPLAAIVVLILVPITVAAGESLKEVVGPLPAVERHESFGRMLLPWAIALFVVAAAHWAWYRFGRRGVIETRPSLARVITVVLGVLATGVSVGVTVMIVLIGESGAQAVWG
- a CDS encoding class I SAM-dependent DNA methyltransferase, with amino-acid sequence MAARTKVDTAPSTMKELKDTLWKAADKLRGSMDASQYKDVILGLVFLKYVSDAFDERRGQIRSELAADDYDEEQIAELIDDTDEYTGRGVFWVPANARWSYLAENAKGLGPSIGEAEKSVGLLVDEAMDAVMQANPQLNGTLPRIFNRDSVDQRRLGELVDLFNSARFTGQGKGGADGRRARDLLGEVYEYFLEKFAAAEGKRGGEFYTPASVVRVLVELLQPTKGRVYDPACGSGGMFVQAEKFIDAHHGEGSDISVYGQELNERTWRMAKMNLAIHGLNGNLGARWQDTFARDLHPDVEFDYVMANPPFNIKDWARDESDPRWRYGVPPAGNANYAWIQHILSKLAPGGTAGVVMANGSMSSNSGGEGAIRAEIVEADLVSCMVALPTQLFRSTGIPVCVWFFAKDKGALLEPVEGSRGGSIDRTGQVLFIDARNLGHMVDRAERALSDEDIAKIAHTYHAWRGIPSPARTPNDSAPDAPTPEASTREASTREASTRVVERAEGETKRAERAERDEASFEPYENIPGFAYSATLAEIKAADYALTPGRYVGAAEVEDDGEPIEQKLARLKGELFSQFEESERLAAVVREQLGRVS
- a CDS encoding IS3 family transposase (programmed frameshift), producing MSLSSPVAVVAADDGVVSAPSIPDGPTRRRSFSPGQKLQYLSEYEVACETGEGAGYLRRHGLYSSLISEWRKQRDAGLLEGKNPGEAVGRPSAAQAENARLKAQLRKAEVELSMTRTALEIMGKAPRALGADLRERGHRPAAREALMNTHVVAVIGVVPTRQAAALTGVARATATRAASRARRPDPEPPSARPAPANKLSSVERSLVLSTLNSDEFVDKPPLQIYPILLERGEYVGSVSTMYRVLREHTQVRERRRLATHPPRKVPELIATAVGQVYTWDITKLAGPVKGTYYDAYVMIDIFSRYIVGAIVHACEDGLLAKEMMTDAFGIHGTPEVVHSDGGPSMTSKTVRTLLADLGVTASRSRPHVSNDNPYSEALFKTMKYLPVFPDRFVSLAHARQFLDEFVHAYNHHHRHTGIGMHTPADVHYGHADAIDRDRDATLEAARRAHPERFTTRQTRPKILDRDPAAWINQPPTDEIQLAA
- a CDS encoding TM2 domain-containing protein, whose protein sequence is MSVSPPPAPYMAPPVPAAADASDDGKSFLVTWLLSLLVGIFGVDRFYLGKVGTGLLKLFTFGGLGIWYLVDLILILAGAMRDKAGHRLDGYDKTKLIAWIVTGALVLVGGISGAVNGASGEASGGGTSRAGVVDGLEKTADVAEELVDGAPEDAAAEATPAVEEPAESASWANSTWGEFAPIQQSGAGDTIIDLPAGATGGVVVATHNGSSNFAVSVLDANNGSTGELLVNTIGAYSGTTAWGISALGDAVKLQVTADGDWTFDIRPMGSAPALAAEGVGDAVFVYDGDAASLTAAHTGSSNFVVMQENSDVFNLGLLVNEIGTYSGTVPLSSGPSVVTIRADGNWSLAVG